The sequence GGTCGATATGGGGCTGCAGGGCAATAGTAAAGGGGCTGCCACCTTCTTCTGCCGGGGTGCGGCTGTCACTGCCGAGCGTGGGGTGCAGCACGCTGGCCACAGCGGGGTGCTCACGCAGGCGGCGGCTGAGTACCCCCACCGAGCGACGCTGGGCAGAGAGGCGTTGCGGCAATGTGCGCATGCCCCGCAGCAGTAGCCAGGCTTCCCACGGTGACAGTTTGGCCCCCAGGTAGGGGTAGGTCAGGTCGTTGATGGCATCAATCCGGGCCTGACTGCCGACCACAATGCCAGCGACGGTATCGCTGTGGCCGGAGAGGTATTTGGAGGCCGAGTGCACCACCAGATCAATCCCGGCTTTCAGCGGTTGCTGATAGAGGGGCGTGGCCCAGCTGTTGTCACACAAGGTGACTACCCCGCGCTGGCGGGCGGCGGTGGCCAGCCGGTGCAGGTCCTGCGTGCGCATGGTCCAGCTGGTGGGGCTTTCCAGGTACAGTACGGCAGCCCCTTCCAGCCGCGCGATCACAGCATCGGTATCGCTGCCATCCACATACTCTACCGTCACATTGAGGCGGCTGAGCAGCTTTTGCATGAAGCGGTAAGCGTCGGGGTAGACATCGCGTACGCAGACCATGCGGTCGCCTGACTTGACCAGCGAGAGGATGGCAGCACTGATGGCCCCCATGCCGCTGGAGAAGGCGCGTGCTGCTTCGCCGCCTTCCAGCTCTGCCACTTTCTGTTCAAACAGCTGTACCGTCGGGTTGTCACCCCGGCTGTAGATGGGCTGGCTGCCATGACCGGCAAAGCGCTGCTCCATGTCCTCCACCGTGGCGAAGGTGAACAGCGAGGATTGAACAATGGGCGGCGTGACGGACATCCAGGGGTTCGGTTCGTCATGGGCCAGCAGGGTCATCGGGTGCAGGGTCACGGTGCAAGTACTCCGGTGGCTGGAGAGGAAGGTGCCGTCAACAGGCAAATCCGCCCTCTCGCGGCAGGTTGTCATTGGCTGGCATTTCACATTGCCAGCCGCCCCCCCGGCAAGCGACAATATCTATCCATTGGCATTAGTTTTTCTAAACGAGCCCCGCATGCAAAACCGTCTGCCCCCGCTCAACGCCCTGCGCGCCTTTGAAGTGGCCGCCCGCCACCTCAGCTTTGCTGCCGCGGCACGCGAACTGCATGTCACCAATGCGGCGATCAGCCACCAGATCAAGTCGCTGGAAGAGGCACTGGGGGTGCAGCTGTTCATGCGGCAGAATAATCACATTCTGCTCACGGTCGCCGGTGAAACCTATCTGCCCAAGGTGCGGGAGGCCTTCCGTACCCTGCGCGAGAGCACCCATCAATTGCTGGGCATCCATTCGGTCACCTTGCGGCTGGCGGTACGCTCTGCGTTTTGCCTCATGTGGCTGCTGCCACGCCTGCCCCGCTTCTATGAGGCCTACCCCGGCATCCACCTTGATATCGAGAACGAGGTGGACCGCAATTACCTGCAATACGACCTGACCATCGACTACCGCCCGACCGGGGTGCCGGATTACAGCGTGCAGCAATTGCTTTCCACCCCGCTCTACCCGGTCTGCAGCCCGCAGTGGCGCGAGCAGTTGCAGCAGCCGGAAGACCTGATGCGGGTACCGGTGCTGCACGATCGCCCCTTGCAGGGCATGCCGGAGTATCCGGACTGGCAGCGCTGGCTGGCCGCCGCTGGCTGCTCGACCAACCTCAACCCGCAAGGGGTGACCTTTGCCACCGCCTTGATGTGCCAGCAAGCCGCAGTCGCGGGGCTGGGTGTGGCGCTGGGGCAACATGCACTGGTAGAGAGCGAGCTGGAAAGTGGGCGTCTGGTGCGAGCCTTGCCCGAATTGCAAGCCCCCATCCACCTGCCGTATTACCTGATTTCGCCGGTCACGGCAGATGAAAACCCGGGCATGGCGCCCTTCATGCGCTGGCTGACCGCTGAGGCAGCGCGTAGCCAGACCAGCCTGCCGGGCTGAGTTAGTTTTTCTAACTGATGGTATCTATTTTTCTCGTTTGACGCCCCTCCCCCCTCTACGGTCTGATAGTCCCCAGCCAAACCAAGATTGGCCGCACCAGAGGCAGGTCAGCCGCTACAGCCGACGGCCTCTCCATTCGCAGAAAAAAGGGGACCAAGATGACATTCAAGCCGGGAAAACTGCAGTGTCTGGTTGGGGCCGTGCTGGCCACCATGGCCTGCAGTGCTTTTGCCGAAGACGTGGAAGTGATGCACTGGTGGGTGACCGGCGGGGAAGGCGCTGCCGTTGCCAAGTTCAAAGAAGGCCTGAAAGCCAAAGGCTTTGACTGGAAGGACATGGCAGTAGGGGCTTCGGACGCCCAGCGTCTGTTGCTGAAGACCCGCATCCAGCAAGGCAACCCGCCAGAAGCCGCCCAGGTGCAGGAAGACATCTACGCCCACGCCCATGAACCGGACAAGCTGGCTAACCTGGACGAGGTCGCCAAAAAGGAAAACTGGGACAAGGTGCTGCCGCCGGTGGTACAGCGCTACGCCAAGGCAGGCACCGGTCACTATGTGGTGGTTCCGGCCACCATCCACCGCGAAAACGTGATGTGGATCAGCGTGGCCGCGCTGAAAAAACTGGGCGCCAGTGCCGCACCGAAAACCTGGGACGAGTACTTTGCGCTGGCCGAGAAAGCCAAGAAGGCCGGTATCATGCCGGTGGCCGGTGCCCGCACCTGGGCACTGGACCTGACCTTCCACCAGATTGCTTTCGGTACCATGGGTGGCGCGCAGTACAGCAAGGCCTTCTATGATGGCGACGATGCCGCCATGACCAGCCCGCAGATGATCAAGGCCTTCGAGATCTTCCGCAAGCTGAGCACCTACGCCGACAAGGGCACCGAGACCCGCCGCTGGAACGAGGCCACCTCGCTGGTGATTCAGGACAAGGCGCTGATGCTGATCATGGGCGACTGGGCCAAGGGCGAATTTGCCCAGGCCAAGAAGGCTCCGAACAAGGATTACTTGTGTGCCGCCGTGCCAGGTACCGAGAACGGCCACTACTTCCTGACCGACGCCTTCATTTTCTACAAGACCAACAAGAAGGATCTGACAGGCCAGATGGCGCTGGCGCAAACCATCCTGGACAAGAACGTGCAGGTGGGCTTCAGCGCCGCCAAGGGTTCGGTGCCGCCGCGTACCGACGCCGATGTCAGCAGCCTGGATGAGTGCGCACAGGACTCCTACGCCGACTACCTCGCCGGTGCCAAGAGCGGCAAGCTGGTGGGCTCACCCGACCTGTTCGTCCCGGCCGGTCGCTCCAATGCCTGGAACGATGTGATCCGTGCCTTCTGGGCCAACCCGGACATGAGCGCACAAGACGCGGTGAAGAAGATGGCGCAAGCCAGCAAGGCCAGCTGAGCCTGACTCACGCCCGGTGGTCTGCAGGCAGACCCTGGGCGTTTTTGTTTTTGCATTCAGGAGTTTTCCCTACATGTCGCCACCCTTATCCGGTGAGGTGGAAGCGCGTCCGCTGACTGACGCGCCGAATCCATCCGCCTGGAAACACCAGCTGGAAAAGTGGCTGCCGCAGATTGCCATCTCGCCGGCGCTCACCTTGTGCATTATTTTCTTCTACGGCCTGGCCGTCTGGGTCGGGATGATTTCCTTTACCGATTCCGCCGGCATGCCCAGTTACAACTGGGTGGGTTTCGACAAGTATGTCGCCCTGTGGAACGACGACTACTGGTGGGAAGCCGTCAAGCACCTGCTGGTGTTTGCGCCGCTGGCCGTGGGGCTGCCGCTGCTGCTCGGTGCCATTCTCGCCATCTTCCTGGATCAGAAGATCCGCTTCGAGGGCGGCTTTCGTACCATCTACCTCTACCCGCTGGCGCTGTCCTCGGTGGTAACCGGCACCATCTGGCGCTGGATGCTGGCGCCGGATACCGGCATTGAAGCCTGGCTGCACAGCATCGGCATGCAGAACGCTTCATTCGCCTGGCTGGTTGAATCCGACAAAGTGCTGTTTGCCCTGGCGATTGTGGCCATCTGGCAGTCCACCGGCTTTGTGATGGCGATGTTTGTGGCCGGGCTGCGCGGTATCGATGACTCCATCTTCAAGGCTGCCATGCTCGATGGCGCATCGCTGCCTCGTGTGTACTGGCGCATCATTCTGCCTATCTTGCGCCCGACCCTGTTCAGCGCCTTGCTGCTGTTGCTGCCTGCCGCGCTGAAATCGGCCGAACTGGTGATCGTGATGACCCAGGGGGGACCGGGCCAGTCCAGCACCCTGCCCGCCTACTATATGTATGACCGCTTCTTCACCCGCGCGCAGATGGGGCTGGGCTCTGCTTCCGGCATGATCATCATGATGATGTGCATTTCCATTGCCGTGCCGTATGTGATGATGGAGCTGAAACGGAGCCGCCATGAATAAGCCCCGTCTGACCGTCGGTCGCGTCTGTATCTACGCCTTCCTGGTACTGAGCGCACTGTTCTTTGCGCTGCCCACCTGGTTTGCTTTCATGGCCTCGTTCAAGACCTTGCCAGACCTGCAATCCGGCAATCTGTTCGGACTGCCCAATGGCTGGACCATCGCGCCGTGGAAGCGGGCCTGGCAGGAGGTCTGTACCGGCATCCAGGGCTGTACCGGCATGATGCCGTACTTCAAGAACTCGCTGATCGTGGTGATTCCGTCCACCCTGATCTCCACGCTGTGGGCCGGGTTCAATGGCTATGTGATCAGCAAGTGGAAGTTCCGTGGCAGTGAGTTCGTGTTCTTCCTGCTGCTGTTCGGCCTGTTCCTGCCGACGGTGATGTTCCTGTTCCCGCTGTCACTGATCCTGCACAAGCTGGGCATGTCCAGCTCGCTGCTGTCGCTGGTGCTGGTACATATCATCTACAGCCTGCCGCTGGCCCTGTACTTCCGCAACTACTTCAGCAGCTTCCCCGGAGAGCTGATCAAGGCGGCCCGTATTGACGGTGCCGGTCTGTTCACCATCTTCTGGCGCATCCTGCTGCCGTCGACCAAACCGATCTTCGTGGTGGTGCTGATCATGCAGTTCACCTCGATCTGGAACGAGTTCCTGTTTGCGCTGATCCTGGCCCCGTATGACCAGCAACTGGTCACCGTCGGCCTGACCAACCTCACCGGCTCGCAAATCGGCACCCCGGAAACCAATGTCTATATGGCCGCTGCACTGATGGTCGCCCTGCCGACCGTGCTGATCTATGTGGTGGCCGGCAAGTATTTTGTCCGCGGCCTCACCGCCGGGGCAGTAAAAGGATAATTCAACATGTCTGGACTGCAAATTCGTGATGTTCGCAAAGCCTACGGCAAACATGACATCCTCAAGGGCATCAACCTCACCGTCAACCACGGCGAGTTTGTCATCCTGGTCGGCTCCTCCGGCTGCGGCAAGTCCACCCTGCTCAACATGATCGCCGGTCTGGAAGACATCGAGCACGGCGAGATCCACATCGGCAGCCGCCGGGTCAACGACCTGAGCCCGAAGGACCGGGACATCGCCATGGTGTTCCAGTCCTATGCCCTCTACCCCGGCATGACGGTGCAAAAGAACATCGAGTTTGCGCTGGAAATGCGCAAGGTGCCGAAAGAAGAACGGGAAGCGGTGGTCAAACGGGTGGCCAAGACCCTGCAGATTGACCATCTGCTCGACCGTCGCCCCTCGCAGCTCTCCGGTGGCCAGCGCCAGCGGGTGGCAATGGGGCGTGCGCTGGCACGTAACCCGGCCATCTTTCTGTTCGACGAGCCGCTGTCCAATCTGGACGCCAAGCTACGCGTGGAGATGCGCAGCGAGATCAAGCAGCTGCACCAGCGCGTCGGTGCCACCATTGTCTACGTCACGCACGACCAGGTGGAAGCGATGACCCTGGGCGACCGTATTGCGGTAATGCGGGAAGGCCGCGTGCTGCAATACGGCACACCGGAAGAAATCTACAACCAGCCCAGCACCCTCTACGTAGCCGGTTTCATTGGCTCGCCGTCGATGAACTTCATCCCGGTCACCCTGCAGGAGATTGACGGACAGTGGACCTGCGATTTCGTGACCTCAGTCGGCGACCGCAAGCTGGTGGTCGGCCCGGTGCGGGACCGTCAATGGGACGGCAAGCAGGTGATTCTGGGCATCCGCCCGGAACACTTTCATGAGGCACGCAGCCTCAGCGAAGACCATCTGCCCTTGCCGATTGACCGGGTAGAGCCGACCGGGGCCGACACCTACATTTATGGCAGTGTCAACGGCGCCACCGTTGCCGCTCGCTTGTTGCCGCGCCAGATGAAGCACGGCACATCACGGCTCTCTCTACAGTTCGATTTGCCATCGCTCTCGTTTTTTGATCCGCAAACCGAACTGCGCATCACCCCTTAAGCCCAGGGGGACTTGACAGGCCACCCCTCGGGGTGGCCTTTTTTACATCCGGCGCCCGCGGTCTGCTGCAGCCGCTCCGCACTTGTTCATCGCCTGCTGCGCGACAGGATACGGGATACGGCGTTGCACCGGCGTTGGATTGCCTTGCACCCCGTAAGCGCTGCTTCCTCACCCCTTTTCGCCTGGTCTCCCCCTCGCCTGCGAGACGTTCAACCTGGCCTCAGCGCCCGGCACGCCCCGTGAGCAGCGGCCACGCCTGGCGCAGGTAGTAGACCATCGACCACAGGGTAAGCACCACCGCGATCACCAGCAGCCACTCGCCGGCCAGGCGGGTTGCCAGCCCCGGGATCAGCGGCAGGTCGTACAGCAAGGCGGTGATGGCGGCCATTTGCGCTGCGGTTTTCAGTTTGCCGACATAGGACACTGCCACGCTCTTGCGGGCACCCAGCTCGGCCATCCACTCGCGCAGGGCGGAGATGGTGATTTCACGGCCAATGATGATGGCGGCCAGCGCCGGGTCGGCGCGGTCCAGCTGCACCAGCATCACCAGTGCCGCGGCCACCATCAGCTTGTCCGCCACCGGGTCGAGGAAAGCACCAAAGGCGGAGGTCTGGTTCAGCGCTCGCGCCAGGTAGCCATCCAGCCAGTCGGTGACGGCGGCCAGCACGAAGAAACCGGTGGCCAGCAGGTTCTTGTCCGGCATGGAGAGCATGGTCAGCGGCAGGTAGTAGATGCCCATGAACAGCGGGATCAGGATGATGCGCAGCCAGGTCAGCAGGGTAGGCAGGTTCAGGGTCATGGGTGTAGTTGCCGGTAAATGCGTTCAGCCAGTGCGGCACCAATGCCGGGCACGGCGGCGATATCATCCTCGCTGGCGGCCAGCAAACCCTGCAGGCCACCAAACTGGGTCAGTAAACGTTGCCGGCGCTTGGCGCCGACGCCTTCGATCTCTTGCAATGAGGACTGGGTACGTGCCTTGCCGCGCCGCGCCCGATGTCCGGTAATAGCAAAGCGATGGGCTTCGTCACGGATCTGCTGGATCAGGTGCAGTGCCGGTGCATCGGTTGCCAGATTCAAGGTTAGGCCTTGTTGCGGCACAATCAAGGTTTCCAGGCCCGGTTTGCGCTCCACCCCCTTGGCAACCCCGACAATATCGAGGTCCGGCAGGCCCACTTCGTTCAGCACTTCCAGCGCCACATTCACCTGCCCCAGCCCGCCATCAATCAGCAGCAGGTCCGGCAGCCGGGCCTCTTCACCCGCCGCCTTGGCTGCTGCCAGTTTGCCATAACGGCGGGTCAGTGCCTGCCGCATGGCGGCGAAATCATCACCCGGCGTGATGTCGGTGATATTAAAGCGACGGTATTCGCCCGGTTGCATCGCCAGGCGGTCGTATACCACGCAGGAAGCCACGGTGGCCTCGCCCTGGGTATGGCTGATGTCAAAGCATTCGATGCGCGACACCGCCCCCAGGTTCAGCGCCTCGGTCAGGGCGGACAGCCGCTGGTCCTGCGCCGCGCGCGACAGCAACCGTTGCTGTAGTGCCAGGCGGGCGTTCTTTTCCGCCATCTGCAGCCAGACCCGCCGCTCGCCATTCGGGTTGCTGTTGAGTTTGACCTTGCGCCCGGCTTGCTGCGACAGCAGGTCGGCCAGCCCTTCGTCTTCCATCGGCTGGCTGAGCACAATCAGCGCCGGGGGCGGCAGCTCCAGATAGTGCTGCAGTACAAAGGCCTCCAGCACTTCGGCCTCGGTGGTGCCGTCGGACAGCGCGCCGGGGAACATCGCCTTGTCGCCCAGTTGCCGCCCACCGCGCACCATCACCAGATTGACACAGGCCATACCCTGCTCCACCACCACCGCGATGATGTCGGTATCAAGCTGGCTGGCGTTGCTGGAGACAAACTGCTTTTCCTGCACCGCCTGCAGCTGCTGGATCTGGTCACGCAGCACCGCGGCCTGCTCGTATTCAAAGGCTTCGGCGTGCGCCTGCATCTGCTGGGTGAGGCGCTCCACCACATCGCGCTGCTTGCCTTCCAGCAGCAGCCGCGCTGCATTCACATCGGTGGCGTAGTCTTCTGCACTGATCAGCCCGACGCACGGCCCGGAGCAGCGCTTGATCTGATACAGCAGGCAGGGCCGCGAACGGTTGCTGAATACACTGTCCTCACAGGTGCGCAGCCGGAAAATGCGTTGCAACAGGTGCACGCTTTCCCGCACCGCCCAGGCATTGGGGAACGGCCCGAAATACTGGTGCTGCTTGTCCACCCCACCGCGATAGGACGAGATGCGCGGGAAGGCATGGCCGCTGACCCGGATGTACGGGTAGCTTTTATCATCCCGAAACAGGATGTTGTATTTGGGGCGCAAACCCTTGATCAGGTTGTTTTCCAGCAGCAGCGCTTCGGCTTCGCTGCGGGTCACTGTCACCTCGATGCGTACCACCTGCGCCACCATCAGCCGGATGCGCGGCGAATGGTCGGTTTTCTGGAAGTACGAGGTCACCCGCCGCCGCAAGGCCTTAGCCTTGCCGACGTACAGCACGCTTCCGTCCGCCGCCAGCATGCGGTAGACCCCCGGCAGCAGCGGCAGGGTCTTCAGGAAGGACGGGATGTCAAAAGGTTCCATCAGGGCAGTTTGCGAAGTCGTGGGCGGATTCTATTACAAGATGGCGACGCCGCCCGCACAAGCTGCAACTTTTCCATGCATGATGACGTCTGAATGCCACGTCTGCACCACGGAATCCTCATGCTGCGTTACAGCCTGCTGTTGCTTTGCCTTGCCATGCCACTGCAATCCGCCACCCTGCCCGTACAGCGGCTGGATCAGCATGCGGCCTCTGGCCGGGTGCGTGCCGAAACGGTAGAGACCTCGCAAGGCTGCACTACCGTCACCCTGCGTTACCGCCAGCAGGTACTGCACAGCCAGGGCTGCTATGTGCTGTCCGGGCCAGACGCCTACTGGGCTGACCTGGATTTTGACCACCATGCTGATCTGTGGCTGCGGGGCTGCACCGATGGCCAATGCCGCAGCATCCGCTCCGAGGTCTGGCGCTTCCAGCCCGGCCGCCAGCGCTTGCAGTACGACGCCACCCTTTCCGCCCTGCCCAATCTGCGACTGGCACAGAACGAACATCGGCTGGAGTCCGGTATCGACAATGCCGGTTGCGCCGGGCAGGCTTTCCACTATGAACGTTACTGGCTGCCCAACGGGATATTGCGGCCCCTCTCTCGCCGGATACAGGAATGTCTGGCAGACGGCCGCATCCGTTATCAGGAGCACGCCTGGCAGGATGGCCGCTGGGTCACCACGCTCAGCCGCGAGGGTGCCCCCAGCGAGGCCGAGGAAGCCGCCCGCCGCAGCGGGGGCCTGCACACCCTGCCCTGAGCCCTTCGCCACAGTGTAAAATGCCAGCCCGGTATCACCCTCATCAGGAAACAACAGCCCATGTGGTTCAAGAATCTGCAGCTCTACCGCCTCTCCACCCCGTTCACCCTCAGCGCAGAAGCCCTGGCCGAACAGATGGCCGCCCGCGCCTTCAGCGGCTGCACCCGGCTGGACCGCAGCCATAGCGGCTGGGCTGAACCTTACGGGCTGGATGAGCTGGTGGTGGCTGGCGGTGGCGCGCTGTGGTTCTCGCTGAAGAATGAGGACAAGCTGCTGCCGTCCAGCGTGGTCAACCAGACGCTGGCGGACAAAATGGCGCATATTGAGGCCACCGAGGCACGCCGAGTCGGCCGCAAGGAAAAACAGACGCTGAAAGAGCAAATCGAGGACGAGCTGCTGCCGCGCGCCTTCAGCCGCTTCAGCCGCACCCACGCGGTGCTGGACCCGGAGAGTGGCTGGCTGCTGGTCGACGCCGCCAACGCAGGCAAGGCCGAAGGGGTGATCAGCGCCCTGTTGCAAGCGGTAGAAGGGGTAAGGCTGGAACGACCGGATGCCGCGCAATCCCCGGCCAGCAAGATGGCCGACCTGCTGCTCACCCCTGCCGAAGAGCAGGAGCTGCAATTGTTCCAGCTGGACAGCGATTGCGAGCTGAAAGGCGCGGGGGACACACAGAGCGTGGTGCGCTTTGCCCGCCACAACCTGTCGCTGCCGGAAGTAGCCGCGCACCTGGCCACCGGCAAGCAGCCGGTCAAACTGGGCTTGCAATGGCAGAACCGGGTGAGCTTTGTACTGACCGAGGATTGGCAGGTGCGCCGCATCAAGTTCCTCGATCTGGTGCAGGATCAGGTGACCGACAGCCATGCCGACGACCAGCGCGCGCTGATCGAAGCCACCCTCACCATCCAGATCGCCGAGCTGCGTGGCTTGCTGACGGACCTAATGGCCTGGCTGGGAGAGGCCGCAGAAACACCGGCAAGCGCCTGATTCTGGACTATACTGGCCCCATGGAACCACCCACCCTCTCCATCCGGCGAACCCTGCTGTTGCTGGCGGGTTTGCTGCTTGCTGGTATAGCCCATGCTGATCGGCCTGTGCTGAAAGTGCTGTTCGGCGTGCACAAACCGCCTTACATTCATGAGCCCAACCGCTCGGGCCTGGATTACGAGATCGTCAACCAGGCTGTGCAGCTGATGGGCTACCAGCTGCAGGCGGACTTCACCCCGCCTGCGCGAGGCGTGCTGCTGTTCAAGAATGCGGACATTGATGCGCTGGCCACCATGCGGGAGAGCAGCGGGCTGGAGGGGGCGTACTCCGACGCTTACATCAGCTATCAGAATGTCGCCACCGTGCTGGCCAAGCGGGGTATCGTCCTCAACAACATTGAAGATCTGGCGGGCTACAGTGTGGCCGCCTTCCAGAATGCCAAGCTCAATCTGGGCGAGCGCTACCGCAACGCGGTGGACAAATCACCCTCCTATCAGGAGGTCTCACCCCAGGTAATCCAGAACAAGCTGCTCTACAGTGGTCGGGTAGACGTGGTGATTGGTGACCGGCTGATCTTCCGTTACTTCAACCAGGAAGCCGCCAGCCTGGTCGATGTCAAACAGCCTATCCAGCAATTTGCCCTGTTTCCGCCCACCGAATACAAGGTCCTGTTCCGCGACCCGGCCATGCGGGACCGCTTCAACAATGCCTTGCGTGCCCTCAAGGCACGCGGCACCTACCGTGAGATCGAGCAAAAATACCTGGATAATCAGAGCAGCGGCACCGCCCCGCAATAAGCAGTGCCGTCGCACCTGAAGCGGGTCTGACGGGCCTTGAGGCTTGGGGTGCGTCAACGCCCCGCCAGCGGTCTGTCCCTTAAACCGCGTCTTCGTTCTGCTCACCGGTGCGGATGCGCACCACCTGCTCCACCGGCATCACGAAAATCTTGCCATCACCAATCTTGCCGGTGCGTGCCGCCTTGGTGATGGCATCAATGGCAGCGTCCACCAGTTCGTCTGCAATCACCATCTCCAGCTTCACCTTGGGCAGGAAATCCACCACATATTCGGCACCGCGATACAGCTCGGTATGACCTTTCTGCCGGCCAAAACCCTTGACCTCGCTCACCGTCATGCCGGTGATGCCGACTTCGGACAGCGCCTCGCGCACTTCGTCCAGTTTGAACGGCTTGATGATGGCGTCAATCTTCTTCATGTGTACTCCCGTTTCAGGTCATTTGCATTCGGTTTACCAGCCGAGGCGGCGACGCCAGGCGGACAGCAAGGATAATTGCGGCCACGGCACCGGCTCACCCGGCGCACGTTGCTGCAGGCGGCGGCGCTCCAGCCCCAGTCGCAGCATGTTCAGCAAGGCCCAGCCCACCAGTGCCAGCGCCGGGATCGCCACCGCATGCGCCAGCCAGGCCGGCAGCCAGCCTTGTTGCCGCAGCCCTTGCGCCAGCCAGGCGAAGAACAGGCCCAGCGTCAACCGCGCCAGCAGCCCGCCCGACACCCGCCGGATCAGTTCATCGAGCAGGGGCTCTGCCTCACTACGCATGTCATTGCCATGATTTATTTTAGGCATGGTCACCACAGTTTGCCGTGCGGCAGCTAGAATAAACAGCATGTTCACCTCACATCATAGCAAGAGCGCGGCAGTGGCTACAGCCCCCGCGCATCCGGTCCTGCAACAGGCACTCACCCAGCTCGGGCAGCAGCTGCTCGGCAAGCCGCAGCAGATTCGTCTGGCGCTGGCCTGTTTGCTGGCGCGCGGCCACCTGCTACTGGAGGACGTGCCCGGTGTCGGCAAGACCACACTGGCGCACGCGCTGGCACAAACGCTGGGCCTTGGTTATCAGCGGGTGCAATTCACCAGCGACCTGCTGCCCGCCGACCTGATCGGCATCTCCATCTATGTGCGGGAAACCGGCCAGTTCGAGTTTCACCGTGGTCCACTGTTCAGTCAGCTGGTGCTGGCGGACGAGATCAACCGCGCCAGTCCCAAGGCGCAGAGCGCCTTGCTGGAAGCGATGGCCGAGCGGCAGGTGACGCATGATGGCACCACCTATGCGCTGCCCGATCCCTTCTTCGTCATCGCCACGCAAAACCCGCTGACCCAGATCGGCACCCATCCGCTGCCCGAATCGCAGCTGGACCGCTTCACCCTGCGCCTGTCGCTGGGCTACCCGGACGCCCGCTTCGAGAAGGCCCTCTACCAGGGCCAGCGCATGGCTGAGGTGCAGCAGGCGCTAAGCATCGAGCAGGTGCGCGCCTTGCAGGCAGACGCCAGCGCGGTGCATGCCGCCGATCCGTTGATCGACTACGTGATGGCCCTGGTACACGCCACCCGTGACCCGCAGCGCTTCCAGTATGGCCTGTCGCCCCGCGCTGGCCTCGCCCTGCTGGCGGTCGCGCGCAGCTGGGCCTTGCTGGCCGGGCGCGACATGGTGTTGCCGGAGGATGTGCAGGCGGTGTTCCCGCATGTGGCAGCGCACCGCCTGCAAGCGGCCAGCGGCGCAGGCGCCAGCCTGCAGCAGGTTTCGCAACTGCTGCTCGACATCCCCTTGCCCTGAGCCGGCATGTCTGCCGTTTCTGCCTCCAGCCTGACCCCGCTGGGCCGTATCCGCCAGTGGCTGAGCCGCCCGCACCTGCCGGTCAACGGGGTGCTGCAGCTGGACCGCCGCCGCCTGTACATCCTGCCCACCTTGCACGGTCTGGTCTTTGCCGTGCTGTTGTTGACCATGCTGCTGACCGCGCTCAACTACATGCTCAACCTCGGCTTGCTGCTTACCTTTGCGCTGACCGGGCTGGGCTTTGCCGTGATGTGGCATGCCTACCGCAATCTGCTGGGGGTGGAATTACGCGCCGGGGAAGCCGAGCCGGTATTCCTGGGGCAAACCGCCTGGCTGCCGGTTACGCTCAGCATCCCGGCAGGGTATGCCCGCTTTGGGCTGGAACTGCACTGTCGCGACCAGCACGCCGCTGCGATTGACCTGCCTGCTGGTGGCAGCGTCCACGCCCTGCTGCCGTGGCAACCCGTGCGCAGGGGGTGGATTACCTTGCCCCGGCAGACCATCACCAGCCGCTTTCCACTCGCCCTGTTTCGTTGCTGGAGCTATAGCGACCTGCCGCTGCGGGTACTGGTCTATCCACAGCCAGA is a genomic window of Leeia aquatica containing:
- a CDS encoding aminotransferase class I/II-fold pyridoxal phosphate-dependent enzyme, producing the protein MTLHPMTLLAHDEPNPWMSVTPPIVQSSLFTFATVEDMEQRFAGHGSQPIYSRGDNPTVQLFEQKVAELEGGEAARAFSSGMGAISAAILSLVKSGDRMVCVRDVYPDAYRFMQKLLSRLNVTVEYVDGSDTDAVIARLEGAAVLYLESPTSWTMRTQDLHRLATAARQRGVVTLCDNSWATPLYQQPLKAGIDLVVHSASKYLSGHSDTVAGIVVGSQARIDAINDLTYPYLGAKLSPWEAWLLLRGMRTLPQRLSAQRRSVGVLSRRLREHPAVASVLHPTLGSDSRTPAEEGGSPFTIALQPHIDPRKFCNALRLFKLGVSWGGYESLVIPSIVSLAQAASVANALIDFDVPTNLVRLHVGLEHAEDLWQDLAQAFELARL
- a CDS encoding LysR substrate-binding domain-containing protein, producing the protein MQNRLPPLNALRAFEVAARHLSFAAAARELHVTNAAISHQIKSLEEALGVQLFMRQNNHILLTVAGETYLPKVREAFRTLRESTHQLLGIHSVTLRLAVRSAFCLMWLLPRLPRFYEAYPGIHLDIENEVDRNYLQYDLTIDYRPTGVPDYSVQQLLSTPLYPVCSPQWREQLQQPEDLMRVPVLHDRPLQGMPEYPDWQRWLAAAGCSTNLNPQGVTFATALMCQQAAVAGLGVALGQHALVESELESGRLVRALPELQAPIHLPYYLISPVTADENPGMAPFMRWLTAEAARSQTSLPG
- a CDS encoding ABC transporter substrate-binding protein; the encoded protein is MTFKPGKLQCLVGAVLATMACSAFAEDVEVMHWWVTGGEGAAVAKFKEGLKAKGFDWKDMAVGASDAQRLLLKTRIQQGNPPEAAQVQEDIYAHAHEPDKLANLDEVAKKENWDKVLPPVVQRYAKAGTGHYVVVPATIHRENVMWISVAALKKLGASAAPKTWDEYFALAEKAKKAGIMPVAGARTWALDLTFHQIAFGTMGGAQYSKAFYDGDDAAMTSPQMIKAFEIFRKLSTYADKGTETRRWNEATSLVIQDKALMLIMGDWAKGEFAQAKKAPNKDYLCAAVPGTENGHYFLTDAFIFYKTNKKDLTGQMALAQTILDKNVQVGFSAAKGSVPPRTDADVSSLDECAQDSYADYLAGAKSGKLVGSPDLFVPAGRSNAWNDVIRAFWANPDMSAQDAVKKMAQASKAS
- a CDS encoding carbohydrate ABC transporter permease, with the translated sequence MSPPLSGEVEARPLTDAPNPSAWKHQLEKWLPQIAISPALTLCIIFFYGLAVWVGMISFTDSAGMPSYNWVGFDKYVALWNDDYWWEAVKHLLVFAPLAVGLPLLLGAILAIFLDQKIRFEGGFRTIYLYPLALSSVVTGTIWRWMLAPDTGIEAWLHSIGMQNASFAWLVESDKVLFALAIVAIWQSTGFVMAMFVAGLRGIDDSIFKAAMLDGASLPRVYWRIILPILRPTLFSALLLLLPAALKSAELVIVMTQGGPGQSSTLPAYYMYDRFFTRAQMGLGSASGMIIMMMCISIAVPYVMMELKRSRHE
- a CDS encoding carbohydrate ABC transporter permease; protein product: MNKPRLTVGRVCIYAFLVLSALFFALPTWFAFMASFKTLPDLQSGNLFGLPNGWTIAPWKRAWQEVCTGIQGCTGMMPYFKNSLIVVIPSTLISTLWAGFNGYVISKWKFRGSEFVFFLLLFGLFLPTVMFLFPLSLILHKLGMSSSLLSLVLVHIIYSLPLALYFRNYFSSFPGELIKAARIDGAGLFTIFWRILLPSTKPIFVVVLIMQFTSIWNEFLFALILAPYDQQLVTVGLTNLTGSQIGTPETNVYMAAALMVALPTVLIYVVAGKYFVRGLTAGAVKG